CGTGAGCGTGTGGGTGAGAGGAACAACGACGGCCGGCCGACGAAGGATAGCGGCAGCAAGAGATGGGATCAGAAGAGCACGAGTTGCGGCGTGCGAAAAAAAAAACCATAGGGCTGTAATACCATGTTAGGAAAtatgcaacttgtattcccatgaggccataggccgatatatatacatgtacaggtgtggaacatatgcaggaaaccccttatacaacgggataaatacaaaggggtacatgacttatattataactctaacagtAAACTTCTTCATTTCCAGCTTGGTTGTAAGAGGAGTTGTTTGTAAGAAGAATGTTGCTCATCGGCGCATGTCAACAAAGAAGGAAAAGCCACGGATCCTAATTCTTGGTGGTGCACTTGAATATCAGCGTGTATCGAATTTGCTTTCAAGTTTTGATACTTTACTGCAGCAGGTACTACCCACGATTATGTTTTCATGCATAAATTGTAAAACCAAAGTGCATTGAGAGTGTGGTATAGATTGATCGTTGCTGATGGCGATCATTTTCATGCCTTTTTGTATTCCAGGAAACGGATTATCTGAAAATGGCAGTTGTAAAGATCAAAGCGCACCAACCAAGTGTTGTATTGGTAGAGAAATCTGTGTCTCGTTATGCTCAGGATTTGTTTCTGGAGAAAAATATTTCACTTGTTTTGAATATCAAAAGGCCACTTCTGGAACGGATATCCCGTTGCACTGGTGCTCAGATAGTTCCCTCGATTGATTATCTGTCATCCCAAAAGCTCGGGAATTGTGACTTATTCCATGTGGAGAAGTATATTGAGGAGCATGGGACTGCTGGAGAAGGTgggaagaaaatgctgaagaccCTTATGTTTTTTGAAGGCTGTCCAAAGCCCTTGGGTTTTACAGTAAGTGTTCTGTTGTTGACTTAGTTATAACACTTGGGGTCCTGTCTAACTATATCTAATTCTGCAGATCTTGCTAAAAGGAGCTAATGGGGATGAGTTGAAAAAAGTGAAGCATGTTGTGCAATATGGAGTCTTCGCAGCCTATCACTTGGCTCTTGAAACATCTTTTCTTGTAGATGAAGGTGCAACCCTGCCAGAGCTCCCTCTTAAGTCGCCGATTATTGTTGCTTTGCCGGACAAACCTTCCAGTGCTGATAGATCCATTTCAATGATACCTATTTTGCAAATGGCTACTATTTCATCACCCAACAACAACCTGCAAGCATTTGATATTCAAAAGGATGACTTTACATTCAATGGTTTTAGAATGATGGACCAAATGGCTGCAGCATCCTTCCCTGATAACAAATGCTGGGAAAGATTGGGAGTTGGTTCTACCCAAGCATCATCAGTTCAAATCAATGACCAAACTGGAGACATTGGCTGTTTGCTTGGTATGGACCCTCAATCATATAATGATCCTCTGGTTCAGCAGTCGAGAATTTCATTCTGCCAGTGTCCTGCTTGTACTAGAGATGTTGGCAGCAAAATGAAATTTGAAGAACTCCAGCCTGAAACTAATGTCCTGAGTGTGTTGTCTGCTCATCCTGCAAATTTGGTGGCTGCTGAAAGTGATCTTTCATTTGCCCATAACGCCAACAATGGTGCCAAGGTAGCGGCTAAGCCATCTGTTCCTCCCAACTTACAAGTTTCTTATAATAATGGCGGTTCAAATGACGGTTCAATAGTAAAAAGGGATGAAATTCCAGCATCCCCTGCCGACAACCAGAGTATATTAGTTTCTCTGTCCTCGCGTTGTGTTTGGAAAGAAGCTATATGTGAGCGGCCACACCTTCTTCGCATAAAATATTATGgtaactttgacaaacctttagGCAGGTTTTTGCGTGACCAGCTATTTGATCAGGTTAGACCAAGGTCTTTGATAAACTATACTTGTTTCATAATTTTTATATTTTACATAACTTGTACATTTTGTTTTAGAGCAATTGTTGTCTCTCTTGTGAGCTGGCACCAGAGGCCCATGTTTATTGCTATGTTCACCCCCAAGGCAGCTTAACAATATCAGTGCGGAAACTCATAGTGAAGTTACCTGGTGAACATGATGGTAAAATCTGGATGTGGCATAGATGCTTACGCTGTCCGCGCGATAAAGGGCTCCCTCCAGCAACTAAAAGAGTAGTGATGTCTGATGCTGCCTGGGGCTTATCTTTTGGTAAATTTTTGGAACTTAGTTTTTCAAATCATGCAGCAGCAAGTAGGGTAGCCAGCTGTGGTCATTCTCTTCACAGGGACTGCCTTCGTTTTTATGGGTATATCCTCTTCTCCATTCCACTTTATCAATTTGGCAAAAATCTTTTCTTAAATGTTTGCATTTCAGTTTCGGTGAAATGGTTGCTTGCTTCCGATACGCATCAATCAAGGTTCACTCAGTCTATTTGCCTCCGTCGAAACTTGATTTTACTTCCCAGCATCAGGAATGGGTAGAGCAAGAAGCAAATGAGGTAGTAAGTTTAATTTTATTAGCTCACTTGCGAGGTAATTACTGTGTGATGCTAATAGTCAAATGTCTCAGGTGGTTGATTCAGCTGAACTCCTGTTCACTGAAGTACTGAATGCACTCCATCAAATTTCAGAGAAAAGGCCAATTACAGGCTCTTTTGATGGCAACATGAAGATCCTTGAGTTAAGACAAAACATAGTAGAGTTGGAAGATATCCTACAAGCAGAGAAGGTTGATTTCACGgtaaatttgttttactatttttATCTAGTGATTTATTAAGAAACCATTGTCACATTTAAAGCTCTGTAAAAAAAGAAGCTAAACTGAATGTAGTATTCTGATTATTGGAGCATTCACCTTCAGGAGTCACTAAAGAATCTACTGAAAAAGGAAATCAGAAAGGGGCAGTTATTCATTGATATTCTTGAAGTTAACAAACTAAGGAGGCAGCTACTATTTCTTTGTTACTTGTGGGATCAACGCCTAAGTTTCATAGCAACCTCAGGTGGCAAGTATTGCGCTGCTCTGGGAAGTCTACGAGTTGGAAGTAATAATTCTGAAATCAATGATCGATCAGCTGATACCAATACAAACACAAAGTTGGAGAAGAACTCAAAGGGCACCGATTCAAATGCACTTCACGCTGGTGATGAGGGGACCAACCAGCATGATCAATCTAATGAAACTTGCTCGAGAAATACTGAAGAGTTGAATGGTGCTGAAGATACAATAGTTGAAATAAATCATGCGAATAGCGCTAATGTCAGGGATCATTTAGATCATCAAGGATCGATTATCGGCGTTCGTAGGGTTTCTTCTGAAGGTCAGTTCCCAGTAGCTACTGACATTTCAGATAAACTGGATGCAAAATGGAGAGGTGAGGATGGACCTGCTCCTGATGCAAGCCTGGTGAAACCACTAGCTCTGTTAGAAGGTACAGCTGCTGATGTGAAAAAACAAGCAAAGGCAGTACCACGCCACACTTCTGCATCTGTCAGGTCTGGGGATACAGTAGAAGACTTGTTAAGCTGCCTTAAAATGCCATACATGACATTTTATAATTCATTGAACACAAACTCTGGCACAGCACCGACATTCGGAACCTTGGCCGACTACAATCCTGTATACATTTCATTGTTTCGCGATCTATCACAGCAAGGTGGAGCAAGACTTTTTCTGCCAACTGGAGCTAATGATGTTGTTATCCCGGTATTTGATGATGAACCGACTAGTATTATTTCTTATGCACTTGTTTCACCTGTGTATCACTTTCATATGTCAGTTGAGAGCAAtcaaaataaagacagtgcagaTTCTACACTTTCATTGCCTGTTTATGATTCAGGAAATTTTAACCTGTTCCATTTATTTGAGGATTTTGGATCCTCTGATGATTTTGCTGCATCGATATCTTCCAGTAGAGGGTCCTTTGCTCCTGATCTACTGCACTCCAGACTTTCTTTTCAAGATGGTGGGCCACTTGGGAAAGTTAAATACACTGTGACATGCTATTATGCAAAAAGCTTTGAAGAACTCAGAAGGTCTTGTTGCCCATCGGAGCTTGATTATTTAAGATCTATCAGtcgatgcaagaaatggggagCACAAGGTGGCAAAAGTAATGTGTTCTTTGCAAAATCTCTGGATGATAGATTTATTATAAAGCAGGTCACAAAAACAGAGCTTGAATCATTCCTTCAGTTCGGCCCAGATTATTTTAAGTATTTGTCAGAGTCCATAAGCACTGGAAGCCCTACATGCCTTGCAAAGATTCTGGGAATCTATCAGGTATGTTCGTATCACCTTCTTTAATCTCCTGTTTATATATGTTTATTAGTGGTATTCCACATTAAGTATGGGGAAGAAACTTCTTGTAAGATTAATGGCAATGGTCACTAAGTGGAATTTTGCTTCGAAATAATGTTGTTTCTATCGTGCATGACAAATTGCAGTCTTTCAAGTGAAGCCAAATATTGGAGTACTTCATTTAGGGTAGAGGTACAAATAATAGTTTTTCATGTATGCAAGTTATCTTTCCTACTTCTGAAGATTTGAGTTGGTGGTGAGTCCACTCACCCTCCATCTCCTACCTGTGggaccaacaacaacaacaacaaacctttagtcccaaacaagttggggtaggctagaggtgaaacccataaaaTCTCGCATCCAACTCATTGCTCTGGCatatggatagcaagcttccacgcacccctgtccatagctagctctttggtgatactccaatccttcgggtctctcttaacggactcctcccatgtcaaattcggtctaccccgccctctcttgacattctccgcacgttttagccgtccgctatgcactggagcttctggaggcctgcgctgaatatgcccaaaccatctcagacgatgttggacaagcttctcttcaattggtgctaccccaactctatctcgtatatcatcattccggactcgatcctttctcgtgtggccacacatccatctcaacatacgcatctccgccacacctaactgttgatcatgtcgccttttagtcggccaacactcagcgccatacaacattgcgggtcgaaccgccgtcctgtagaacttgcattttagcttttgtggcactctcttgtcacagagaatgccagaagcttggcgccatTTCATCCATCCGgttttgattcgatggttcacatcttcatcaatacccccatcctcctgcagcattgaccccaaataccgaaaggtCTCCTTCTGGGGTACCACctggccatcaaggctaacctcctcctcacacatagtagtactgaaaccgcacatcatgcactcggttttagttctactaagcctaaaccctttcgattccaaggtttgtctccataactctaacttcctatttacccccgtccgactatcgtcaactagcaccacatcatccgcaaagagcatacaccaatgggatatctccttgtatatcccttgtgacctcatccatcaatacaaaaagataagggctcaaagctgacccctgatgcagtcctatcttaatcgggaagtcatcagtgtcgacATCGCTTGTttgaacacttgtcacaacattatcgtacatgtccttgatgagggtaatgtactttgctgggactttgtgtttctccaaggcccaccacatgacatttcgcggtatcttatcataggccttctccaagtcaatgaacaccatatgcaagtccttcttttgctccctatatctctccataagttgtaccaaga
This sequence is a window from Aegilops tauschii subsp. strangulata cultivar AL8/78 chromosome 7, Aet v6.0, whole genome shotgun sequence. Protein-coding genes within it:
- the LOC109759052 gene encoding 1-phosphatidylinositol-3-phosphate 5-kinase FAB1B isoform X2, with translation MGSPEGRLVELLGAVKSRMPRRGEHSPPPAPKAAAAADVPQAQPHDLSRDFWMPDQSCRVCYDCDAQFTILNRRHHCRHCGRVFCARCTANSVPRSLGDAAREDIERIRVCNYCFKRWLEEEAAARRDVAQPSSPSPSATSAGSEKSCSTGRSSTVTNGQLLSYANASFTHSASRSVGSEGNCGELDASLELQHAVMEPDGAMEHAAYVDNSPDPFNFCLNRSDDEDDDYTIFRSDSEVHHLQNSDEYNGPMCFDDHQVICNDAAKDSASPRKDTATLVNSEGMDKTGDHIIGNAEECNARSSSLYGMEVLENELVDFENNSSLWLPPEAEDEEDDHDGAPCDDDEGEDATGEWGYLRSNSFSSGHCRNRDKSSEEHKKAMKDIVDGHFRALVAQLLQAEKIELGDKIGNESWLDIVTSLSWEAASLLRPDTSKGGRMDPGGYVKVKCLACGRPSDSLVVRGVVCKKNVAHRRMSTKKEKPRILILGGALEYQRVSNLLSSFDTLLQQETDYLKMAVVKIKAHQPSVVLVEKSVSRYAQDLFLEKNISLVLNIKRPLLERISRCTGAQIVPSIDYLSSQKLGNCDLFHVEKYIEEHGTAGEGGKKMLKTLMFFEGCPKPLGFTILLKGANGDELKKVKHVVQYGVFAAYHLALETSFLVDEGATLPELPLKSPIIVALPDKPSSADRSISMIPILQMATISSPNNNLQAFDIQKDDFTFNGFRMMDQMAAASFPDNKCWERLGVGSTQASSVQINDQTGDIGCLLGMDPQSYNDPLVQQSRISFCQCPACTRDVGSKMKFEELQPETNVLSVLSAHPANLVAAESDLSFAHNANNGAKVAAKPSVPPNLQVSYNNGGSNDGSIVKRDEIPASPADNQSILVSLSSRCVWKEAICERPHLLRIKYYGNFDKPLGRFLRDQLFDQSNCCLSCELAPEAHVYCYVHPQGSLTISVRKLIVKLPGEHDGKIWMWHRCLRCPRDKGLPPATKRVVMSDAAWGLSFGKFLELSFSNHAAASRVASCGHSLHRDCLRFYGFGEMVACFRYASIKVHSVYLPPSKLDFTSQHQEWVEQEANEVVDSAELLFTEVLNALHQISEKRPITGSFDGNMKILELRQNIVELEDILQAEKVDFTESLKNLLKKEIRKGQLFIDILEVNKLRRQLLFLCYLWDQRLSFIATSGGKYCAALGSLRVGSNNSEINDRSADTNTNTKLEKNSKGTDSNALHAGDEGTNQHDQSNETCSRNTEELNGAEDTIVEINHANSANVRDHLDHQGSIIGVRRVSSEGQFPVATDISDKLDAKWRGEDGPAPDASLVKPLALLEGTAADVKKQAKAVPRHTSASVRSGDTVEDLLSCLKMPYMTFYNSLNTNSGTAPTFGTLADYNPVYISLFRDLSQQGGARLFLPTGANDVVIPVFDDEPTSIISYALVSPVYHFHMSVESNQNKDSADSTLSLPVYDSGNFNLFHLFEDFGSSDDFAASISSSRGSFAPDLLHSRLSFQDGGPLGKVKYTVTCYYAKSFEELRRSCCPSELDYLRSISRCKKWGAQGGKSNVFFAKSLDDRFIIKQVTKTELESFLQFGPDYFKYLSESISTGSPTCLAKILGIYQVTIKHLKGGKESKMDLLVMENLLFGRNITRLYDLKGSSRSRYNADSSRNKVLLDQNLIEAMPKSPIFVGNKAKRLLERAVWNDTSFLAGIDVMDYSLLVGVDEEKHELVLGIIDFMRQYTWDKHLETWVKSSGILGGPKNAAPTVVSPMQYKKRFRKAMSAYFIVIPEQWMPAIINPDQSLSNICEDDSQNASPE
- the LOC109759052 gene encoding 1-phosphatidylinositol-3-phosphate 5-kinase FAB1B isoform X1 → MGSPEGRLVELLGAVKSRMPRRGEHSPPPAPKAAAAADVPQAQPHDLSRDFWMPDQSCRVCYDCDAQFTILNRRHHCRHCGRVFCARCTANSVPRSLGDAAREDIERIRVCNYCFKRWLEEEAAARRDVAQPSSPSPSATSAGSEKSCSTGRSSTVTNGQLLSYANASFTHSASRSVGSEGNCGELDASLELQHAVMEPDGAMEHAAYVDNSPDPFNFCLNRSDDEDDDYTIFRSDSEVHHLQNSDEYNGPMCFDDHQVICNDAAKDSASPRKDTATLVNSEGMDKTGDHIIGNAEECNARSSSLYGMEVLENELVDFENNSSLWLPPEAEDEEDDHDGAPCDDDEGEDATGEWGYLRSNSFSSGHCRNRDKSSEEHKKAMKDIVDGHFRALVAQLLQAEKIELGDKIGNESWLDIVTSLSWEAASLLRPDTSKGGRMDPGGYVKVKCLACGRPSDSLVVRGVVCKKNVAHRRMSTKKEKPRILILGGALEYQRVSNLLSSFDTLLQQETDYLKMAVVKIKAHQPSVVLVEKSVSRYAQDLFLEKNISLVLNIKRPLLERISRCTGAQIVPSIDYLSSQKLGNCDLFHVEKYIEEHGTAGEGGKKMLKTLMFFEGCPKPLGFTILLKGANGDELKKVKHVVQYGVFAAYHLALETSFLVDEGATLPELPLKSPIIVALPDKPSSADRSISMIPILQMATISSPNNNLQAFDIQKDDFTFNGFRMMDQMAAASFPDNKCWERLGVGSTQASSVQINDQTGDIGCLLGMDPQSYNDPLVQQSRISFCQCPACTRDVGSKMKFEELQPETNVLSVLSAHPANLVAAESDLSFAHNANNGAKVAAKPSVPPNLQVSYNNGGSNDGSIVKRDEIPASPADNQSILVSLSSRCVWKEAICERPHLLRIKYYGNFDKPLGRFLRDQLFDQSNCCLSCELAPEAHVYCYVHPQGSLTISVRKLIVKLPGEHDGKIWMWHRCLRCPRDKGLPPATKRVVMSDAAWGLSFGKFLELSFSNHAAASRVASCGHSLHRDCLRFYGFGEMVACFRYASIKVHSVYLPPSKLDFTSQHQEWVEQEANEVVDSAELLFTEVLNALHQISEKRPITGSFDGNMKILELRQNIVELEDILQAEKESLKNLLKKEIRKGQLFIDILEVNKLRRQLLFLCYLWDQRLSFIATSGGKYCAALGSLRVGSNNSEINDRSADTNTNTKLEKNSKGTDSNALHAGDEGTNQHDQSNETCSRNTEELNGAEDTIVEINHANSANVRDHLDHQGSIIGVRRVSSEGQFPVATDISDKLDAKWRGEDGPAPDASLVKPLALLEGTAADVKKQAKAVPRHTSASVRSGDTVEDLLSCLKMPYMTFYNSLNTNSGTAPTFGTLADYNPVYISLFRDLSQQGGARLFLPTGANDVVIPVFDDEPTSIISYALVSPVYHFHMSVESNQNKDSADSTLSLPVYDSGNFNLFHLFEDFGSSDDFAASISSSRGSFAPDLLHSRLSFQDGGPLGKVKYTVTCYYAKSFEELRRSCCPSELDYLRSISRCKKWGAQGGKSNVFFAKSLDDRFIIKQVTKTELESFLQFGPDYFKYLSESISTGSPTCLAKILGIYQVTIKHLKGGKESKMDLLVMENLLFGRNITRLYDLKGSSRSRYNADSSRNKVLLDQNLIEAMPKSPIFVGNKAKRLLERAVWNDTSFLAGIDVMDYSLLVGVDEEKHELVLGIIDFMRQYTWDKHLETWVKSSGILGGPKNAAPTVVSPMQYKKRFRKAMSAYFIVIPEQWMPAIINPDQSLSNICEDDSQNASPE